A region of Osmerus eperlanus chromosome 9, fOsmEpe2.1, whole genome shotgun sequence DNA encodes the following proteins:
- the LOC134026344 gene encoding ubiquitin thioesterase OTUB2-like, producing the protein MADTSTRPLVNKKEVFSGLLDHPGDARYKEICSQFAFVRKIQGDGNCFYRALCFGHLESELENGRALQRFKDTLLLSERELLSAGFDESSFKDLLNVFLDVLGQCEAGGQEGTLLRLFNEKTTSNSLVQYLRLLTSAYLQNHADFFSHFVEAPNLKVYCTQEVETMAMECDHVDILALSEALGVGIHIVSMERSDKQQLVHHTIPEGATPSLHLLYKASHYDILYPHTSH; encoded by the exons ATG GCAGATACTAGTACACGACCGTTGGTTAACAAAAAAGAGGTGTTCTCAGGGTTGCTGGACCATCCCGGTGATGCCCGATATAAG GAGATATGCAGCCAATTTGCATTCGTGAGAAAAATCCAAGGAGATGGAAATTGTTTTTACAGAGCTCTGTGTTTTGGACATCTGGAATCCGAGTTGGAGAATGGCAGGGCTTTGCAAAG GTTTAAAGACACATTGCTGTTGAGTGAAAGAGAATTGTTATCTGCAGGTTTTGATGAGAGCTCTTTCAAAGATTTGCTCAATGTT TTCTTGGATGTCTTGGGACAGTGTGAagctggaggacaggaaggaacaCTGTTACGACTCTTCAACGAGAAAACGACCTCCAACAGCCTAGTGCAATACCTGCGTCTCCTCACCTCAGCCTACCTGCAGAACCACGCCGACTTCTTCTCTCACTTTGTGGAGGCACCCAATCTCAAGGTTTACTGTACGCAG GAAGTGGAAACCATGGCAATGGAGTGTGACCACGTGGACATCTTGGCTCTGTCCGAGGCCCTGGGAGTCGGCATCCATATCGTTTCAATGGAGAGGAGTGATAAACAGCAACTGGTTCACCACACAATCCCAGAGGGGGCCACACCCTCCCTACACCTCCTATACAAAGCATCTCACTATGACATTCTATACCCGCACACGTCTCACTGA
- the ddx24 gene encoding ATP-dependent RNA helicase DDX24, with protein sequence MKTKGIQNKRPSSGKKSLKRGIHVKGTWKAIDVDPSFFSEEGMGGLVCFEELTDYRLIDPTKAEAAAEKEALKKEKRKERRKAKKRKARGEEAVGDEQEAVGDEQEAVGDEQEAVGDEQEAVGDEQEAVGDEQEAVGDEKETGVEIGEKEETSDKPPKKKRKKKLKQLPEGDRRQPDSSAGDEVKSEAQDQDERKENSEQSVEESASKEVDVVPEKAAPTQPGNAKSKKRKRNRKKKRQLEKPTEVQNTDEQTEAEETDLTSQTTSKPPPQEKVSVLSKKKQKNWTNAGLSGSSEQCADVSAWKDLFVPATVLEALSSLGFGSPTPIQALVLPSAIRDQMDIVGAAETGSGKTLSFAIPMIHTILEWKKGSETPDEDGAEVPAEAPWESLYLPTLETAGEGSAAADDCGETGAAVSTETRDESAVPGSEEATEGEEEGTAEEGEGMAEPEEDDTQDPDSVCDDDDANQDEEEEGESGDEQMGCVKVIEDVDFDFDDTAEDKEALKASQNQPLLGLVLAPTRELAVQVKHHIDAVAKFTGIRTAIVVGGMAQQKQVRMLKRRPEIVIATPGRLWELIKEKHPHLVNLRQIRCLVIDEADRMVERGHFAELESLLEMLNTIHFNPKRQTFVFSATLTMAHSLPTRVLQKKGRRLDQRSKIETLMDRVGIKSKPKVIDLTRKEATVESLTETRIHCSKEEKDFFLYYFLLQYPGRTMVFANSIDCIKRLNSLLVILEITPLPLHANMHQKQRLKNLERFAERESSVLLTTDVAARGLDIPNVQHVIHYQVPRTSETYVHRSGRTARAAKEGLSLLLVGPDDMMNFKKIYRALGKDEELPVFPVQSNCMAAIKERVNMARKIEKEEYHNSKEKQHNSWFQQAAEALEVDLDEDLLLGGRKDEEDERQQQKMVKGMKRHLKHLLSQPVFKNVMKTRYPTQMGKLSLPQLPLAGVETALTSVSIQRKKQKLKKKTSPVT encoded by the exons ATGAAGACCAAAGGCATTCAAAACAAGCGCCCATCCAGCGGAAAGAAATCACTTAAACGGGGGATTCATGTTAAAGGCACATGGAAAGCGATAGATGTCGACCCTAGTTTCTTCTCAGAAGAGGGCATGGGTGGCCTCGTGTGTTTCGAGGAGTTGACAGACTACCGTCTGATTGACCCTACCAAGGCGGAAGCAGCAGCAGAAAAGGAGGCACtaaagaaggagaagaggaaggagaggaggaaggctaAGAAAAGAAAAGCGCGAGGGGAAGAGGCCGTTGGAGATGAGCAAGAGGCCGTTGGAGATGAGCAAGAGGCCGTTGGAGATGAGCAAGAGGCCGTTGGAGATGAGCAAGAGGCCGTTGGAGATGAGCAAGAGGCCGTTGGAGATGAGCAAGAGGCCGTTGGAGATGAGAAAGAGACCGGTGTCGAAATTGGCGAAAAAGAAGAAACCTCTGATAAACCACCcaaaaagaaaaggaagaaaaaattgAAGCAACTGCCTGAAGGAGATCGCAGACAGCCGGACAGCTCTGCAGGTGATgaggtgaaaagtgaagctcaGGATCAGGATGAGCGGAAGGAAAACAGCGAACAGAGTGTGGAAGAGAGTGCGTCTAAAGAAGTAGATGTGGTTCCGGAGAAGGCGGCTCCTACACAACCTGGTAATGCAAAGagcaagaagagaaagagaaataggaaAAAGAAGAGACAACTTGAAAAACCGACTGAAGTACAAAATACAGATGAACAAACAGAAGCAGAGGAGACGGACCTTACATCTCAAACAACATCAAAGCCACCCCCCCAGGAAAAAGTGTCTGTACTctcaaaaaagaaacaaaagaatTGGACCAACGCAGGTCTTTCTGGTTCTTCTGAGCAATGCGCAGATGTGAGTGCCTGGAAGGATCTGTTTGTTCCTGCCACGGTGCTCGAGGCACTGAGCAGTCTTGGATTCGGTTCCCCCACTCCAATTCAAGCTTTGGTGTTACCTTCCGCTATCAGAGACCAGATGGACATCGTGGGAGCAGCGGAGACAG GCAGTGGCAAGACATTGTCTTTTGCTATCCCCATGATCCATACCATCCTGGAATGGAAGAAGGGCTCCGAGACGCCGGACGAGGATGGAGCAGAGGTGCCAGCAGAAGCACCGTGGGAGAGTCTGTACCTTCCCACTCTGGAGACTGCAGGAGAGGGCAGCGCTGCAGCAGATGACTGTGGAGAGACTGGGGCGGCCGTCTCCACGGAGACCAGGGATGAGAGCGCAGTGCCTGGAAGTGAGGAagccacagagggagaggaggagggtacggcagaggagggggagggaatggCAGAACCAGAGGAAGATGACACGCAGGATCCAGACAGCGTCTGTGACGACGATGACGCCAAtcaagatgaggaagaggagggtgagagtggaGATGAACAGATGGGGTGTGTGAAGGTTATCGAGGATGTCGATTTTGACTTTGACGACACGGCCGAAGATAAGGAGGCTCTGAAAGCCAGTCAGAACCAGCCTCTGCTGGGTCTGGTCCTCGCCCCCACCAGAGAGCTCGCTGTCCAGGTGAAGCACCACATCGATGCTGTGGCAAAGTTCACAG GTATCAGGACGGCAATCGTGGTGGGTGGGATGGCTCAGCAGAAGCAGGTCAGGATGCTGAAGCGCCGGCCTGAGATCGTAATCGCCACCCCAGGACGCCTGTGGGAGCTGATCAAGGAGAAGCACCCTCACCTGGTGAACCTCAGACAGATAAG GTGCCTTGTCATTGATGAAGCCGACCGCATGGTTGAAAGAGGCCATTTCGCTGAGTTGGAGAGCTTGCTGGAAATGCTAAACACGATCCACTTCAACCCCAAGAGGCAGACGTTTGTGTTCTCCGCCACCCTCACGATGGCTCACAGCCTGCCAACCCGCGTGCTGcagaagaaaggaaggaggcTGGATCAGAGGAGCAAGATCGAGACCCTCATGGACAGAGTAGGGATCAAGTCCAAGCCCAAAGTCATCGACCTGACCCGAAAGGAGGCCACAGTGGAGAGCCTGACTGAGACACGGATCCACTGCAGTAAAGAGGAGAAGGACTTCTTCCTGTACTACTTCCTGCTGCAGTACCCGGGCCGGACCATGGTGTTTGCCAACAGCATCGACTGCATCAAGAGGCTCAACTCCCTGCTGGTCATCTTGGAAATCACCCCCCTTCCGCTGCATGCTAACATGCATCAGAAACAGCGCCTAAAGAACTTGGAGAGGTttgcggagagggagag ttcGGTTCTCCTGACCACTGACGTTGCTGCAAGAGGTCTAGATATCCCAAATGTTCAACATGTCATTCACTATCAG GTCCCCAGGACGTCGGAGACGTACGTTCATCGTAGTGGCCGGACAGCGAGAGCCGCTAAAGAGGGGCTCAGCTTGCTCCTGGTTGGCCCCGACGACATGATGAACTTCAAGAAGATCTACAGGGCCCTCGGGAAGGACGAGGAGCTCCCTGTGTTTCCCGTTCAGAGCAACTGCATGGCAGCTATCAAG GAGCGGGTCAACATGGCCAGGAAGATCGAGAAGGAGGAGTACCACAACAGCAAAGAGAAGCAACACAACTCCTGGTTCCAGCAAGCAGCAGAAGCCCTGGAGGTGGACCTCGACGAGGACCTTTTACTTG GTGggaggaaggatgaggaggatgagcgTCAACAGCAGAAGATGGTGAAGGGAATGAAGAGGCATCTTAaacacctcctctctcagccGGTCTTCAAAAACGTGATGAAGACCAGGTACCCCACTCAGATGGGCAAGCTGTCCCTGCCCCAGTTGCCCCTGGCTGGCGTGGAAACGGCTCTGACCAGCGTCTCCATCCAGAGGAAGAAACAAAAACTCAAGAAAAAAACATCCCCAGTGACTTGA
- the serpina10b gene encoding protein Z-dependent protease inhibitor, translated as MGLLFILSCICSLFPIYLTQLQTPNITDLTFKNMDFAMNLYRQISTSHDKNIFFSPLSISTAFATLSLAAVGPTQDEILKGLNLAQLAREDQPDLVPELFQYLHGNITQDGLLKLDQSTVFFVHQNYDVKRAFSDQIKKFFNADINNVDFSDTKSSIAIINEYIKRKTGNKVKEMITSLDSRIQHMLINTIFFQGEWQMPFDPLNTGNERFYINNYNIVQVPMMFREDKYYMMEDVALKCKVLKLPYMNGVSMLILLPNKGLDYTTIDDEITAEKFLMWIRDLKKMKLEVQLPKFRMEQSYDMHDILPNLGITTVFQQTANLTRLSNKTPLKVSEVLHKAVIEVDEIGTRAAAATTVGITGHSLPPSFIVNRPFFFFIYHEATNSLLFMGRVIDPTKN; from the exons ATGGGACTCCTTTTCATTCTCAGTTGTATTTGCTCCCTGTTCCCAATCTACCTAACTCAACTACAAACCCCAAACATCACAGACCTTACCTTTAAGAACATGGACTTTGCTATGAACCTATACAGACAAATCTCTACTTCCCAcgacaaaaacatatttttctcaCCCCTGAGCATCTCAACTGCTTTTGCAACCCTGTCCCTGGCAGCAGTAGGTCCTACACAAGACGAAATACTGAAAGGCCTTAACCTAGCCCAACTAGCTCGGGAAGACCAACCAGATCTTGTTCCAGAACTTTTCCAgtatctccatggcaacatcaCTCAAGACGGATTACTGAAACTTGACCAAAGCACAGTTTTCTTTGTTCACCAGAATTATGATGTGAAGAGGGCCTTCAGTGACCAGATCAAGAAGTTCTTCAACGCTGACATCAACAACGTGGACTTTTCCGACACAAAGTCCAGTATTGCCATAATTAATGAGTATATCAAGCGCAAGACGGGTAACAAAGTAAAAGAGATGATAACCAGTTTGGATTCACGGATCCAGCACATGTTGATCAACACCATTTTCTTTCAGG GTGAGTGGCAGATGCCCTTTGACCCCCTTAACACTGGCAATGAACGCTTCTACATCAACAACTACAACATAGTTCAAGTTCCCATGATGTTTAGAGAGGACAAGTATTACATGATGGAAGATGTTGCCCTGAAATGTAAGGTCCTGAAGCTTCCATACATGAATGGAGTTTCAATGTTGATCCTCCTTCCCAACAAGGGCCTTGATTACACCACAATAGATGATGAAATCACTGCTGAGAAATTCCTCATGTGGATCAGAGACCTGAAAAAAAT GAAACTTGAGGTTCAACTGCCTAAGTTCAGAATGGAGCAATCTTACGACATGCACGACATCCTACCGAATCTGGGAATCACCACAGTCTTCCAGCAGACAGCCAATCTCACCAGACTGAGCAACAAGACACCCCTGAAAGTGTCCGAG GTGCTGCACAAGGCTGTGATTGAGGTGGACGAGATAGGCACCAGAGCAGCAGCTGCCACCACGGTTGGCATCACTGGGCATTCCTTACCCCCATCCTTCATCGTCAACAgacccttcttcttcttcatctaCCATGAGGCCACCAACAGCTTGCTGTTCATGGGCAGAGTGATTGACCCCACCAAAAACTAa
- the atxn3 gene encoding ataxin-3 isoform X1 yields the protein MESIFHEKQEGSLCAQHCLNNLLQGEYFTPVDLSSIAHQLDEEERMRMAEGGMASEEYRTFLQQPSGNMDDSGFFSIQVISNALGVWGLELLLFNSREYQRLMINPINEKAFICNYKEHWFTVRKLGQQWFNLNSLLTGPELISDTYLALFLAQLQQEGYSIFVIRGNLPDCEAEQILKIMRVQQQQRPKLIGEEEGQSTSSQGRMLGQSQMEVVPGVEEGVVEEDEAELRKALAMSRQDMEVEDEEADLRRAIQLSMQGAVMSNKTSAEPKAGHVAKMPGQAPGSAARVTSGGAQSETLTAEELRRRRQAYFDRQSQQQQVQPASPAQQEGTQEEEPQSKRSQ from the exons ATGGAGTCCATCTTTCATGAAAAA CAAGAGGGCTCTCTGTGCGCTCAGCATTGCTTAAATAACCTTTTGCAAGGCGAATATTTCACCCCTGTGGACCTATCGTCCATCGCTCATCAACTGGATGAAGAGGAACGGATGAGAATGGCCGAAGGGGGTATGGCCAGTGAGGAGTACAGAACGTTCTTACAG CAACCATCTGGTAACATGGATGATAGCGGTTTCTTTTCAATACAA GTCATCAGTAATGCTCTAGGAGTGTGGGGTTTGGAACTCCTCCTCTTCAACAGCAGAGAGTACCAAAGACTAATGATAAACCCCAT AAACGAAAAGGCTTTTATCTGCAACTACAAGGAGCACTGGTTCACTGTACGGAAACTTGGACAACAG TGGTTTAATTTAAACTCTTTGCTGACTGGACCTGAGCTGATATCAGACACATATCTAGCCCTCTTTCTAGCACAGTTACAACAGGAAG GTTATTCCATATTCGTGATCCGAGGTAACCTCCCGGACTGCGAAGCAGAGCAGATTCTGAAGATCATGAGAGTGCAGCAACAGCAGCGCCCCAAGCTGATCGGAGAAGAGGAAGGCCAGTCAACAAGCAGCCAAGG CCGGATGTTAGGGCAGAGTCAGATGGAGGTGGTCcctggtgtggaggagggggtggtagaggaggatgaAGCGGAGCTGAGGAAAGCTCTGGCCATGAGCCGGCAGGACATGgaggtggaggacgaggaggcggaccTTCGCAGGGCCATACAGCTCAGCATGCAGG GGGCAGTGATGAGCAACAAGACCTCCGCAGAGCCCAAAGCGGGGCATGTCGCCAAGATGCCCGGCCAGGCCCCGGGAAGTGCGGCAAGGGTGACGTCAGGGGGCGCTCAGAGCGAGACGCTCACAGCAGAGGAGCTCCGCAGAAGGAGACAAGCCTACTTTGATAG GCAATCCCAACAGCAACAAGTTCAACCAGCCTCTCCTGCCCAGCAGGAGGGTACACAGGAAGAGGAACCACAATCCAAGCGCAGCCAGTGA
- the atxn3 gene encoding ataxin-3 isoform X2, with protein MQEGSLCAQHCLNNLLQGEYFTPVDLSSIAHQLDEEERMRMAEGGMASEEYRTFLQQPSGNMDDSGFFSIQVISNALGVWGLELLLFNSREYQRLMINPINEKAFICNYKEHWFTVRKLGQQWFNLNSLLTGPELISDTYLALFLAQLQQEGYSIFVIRGNLPDCEAEQILKIMRVQQQQRPKLIGEEEGQSTSSQGRMLGQSQMEVVPGVEEGVVEEDEAELRKALAMSRQDMEVEDEEADLRRAIQLSMQGAVMSNKTSAEPKAGHVAKMPGQAPGSAARVTSGGAQSETLTAEELRRRRQAYFDRQSQQQQVQPASPAQQEGTQEEEPQSKRSQ; from the exons ATG CAAGAGGGCTCTCTGTGCGCTCAGCATTGCTTAAATAACCTTTTGCAAGGCGAATATTTCACCCCTGTGGACCTATCGTCCATCGCTCATCAACTGGATGAAGAGGAACGGATGAGAATGGCCGAAGGGGGTATGGCCAGTGAGGAGTACAGAACGTTCTTACAG CAACCATCTGGTAACATGGATGATAGCGGTTTCTTTTCAATACAA GTCATCAGTAATGCTCTAGGAGTGTGGGGTTTGGAACTCCTCCTCTTCAACAGCAGAGAGTACCAAAGACTAATGATAAACCCCAT AAACGAAAAGGCTTTTATCTGCAACTACAAGGAGCACTGGTTCACTGTACGGAAACTTGGACAACAG TGGTTTAATTTAAACTCTTTGCTGACTGGACCTGAGCTGATATCAGACACATATCTAGCCCTCTTTCTAGCACAGTTACAACAGGAAG GTTATTCCATATTCGTGATCCGAGGTAACCTCCCGGACTGCGAAGCAGAGCAGATTCTGAAGATCATGAGAGTGCAGCAACAGCAGCGCCCCAAGCTGATCGGAGAAGAGGAAGGCCAGTCAACAAGCAGCCAAGG CCGGATGTTAGGGCAGAGTCAGATGGAGGTGGTCcctggtgtggaggagggggtggtagaggaggatgaAGCGGAGCTGAGGAAAGCTCTGGCCATGAGCCGGCAGGACATGgaggtggaggacgaggaggcggaccTTCGCAGGGCCATACAGCTCAGCATGCAGG GGGCAGTGATGAGCAACAAGACCTCCGCAGAGCCCAAAGCGGGGCATGTCGCCAAGATGCCCGGCCAGGCCCCGGGAAGTGCGGCAAGGGTGACGTCAGGGGGCGCTCAGAGCGAGACGCTCACAGCAGAGGAGCTCCGCAGAAGGAGACAAGCCTACTTTGATAG GCAATCCCAACAGCAACAAGTTCAACCAGCCTCTCCTGCCCAGCAGGAGGGTACACAGGAAGAGGAACCACAATCCAAGCGCAGCCAGTGA